The following coding sequences lie in one Kamptonema formosum PCC 6407 genomic window:
- a CDS encoding DUF3157 family protein — translation MTATSITTTSVTTTSITATSITTTPVTTTSITATRITPTRITPTRITDISDSGICTAASTSYDNGRLRMKDEVKHFSE, via the coding sequence ATCACCGCAACCTCCATCACTACCACCTCCGTCACCACCACCTCCATCACTGCAACCTCCATCACCACCACCCCCGTCACCACCACTTCCATCACTGCAACCCGAATCACCCCAACCCGAATCACCCCAACCCGAATCACCGACATCTCCGACTCTGGAATCTGCACTGCCGCCTCTACCTCTTACGATAACGGAAGGTTGAGGATGAAGGATGAGGTCAAGCATTTTTCTGAATAA